A single window of Lytechinus variegatus isolate NC3 chromosome 8, Lvar_3.0, whole genome shotgun sequence DNA harbors:
- the LOC121420795 gene encoding vascular cell adhesion protein 1-like — translation MTAGQHSDIICTVSGALPPAVIEWRTDVEGIQVMDQINVVQEQSYVSRREAIITPSKDDHEKSIRCQASHRELTKVLQTSIRLFIQVLPREIELSSSLAITNQTGNKSLAVFENVPVSITCKYVGFRPSGVISWKLGDKWLSDNISNFSITNKMDKTLSDAKSTLQKVPRRIDHYKILRCLAPAGQMPLSEQVRLFVNGPPDPPEILNTTDLKDGIPTSVTCVANNGYPAPVFQWNLGMNDLTNESLTEENTNDNHRFMARSVLTFTPDKKDHGRYLVCQVHHHETPGGWSRSKRITINVT, via the exons ATGACAGCCGGCCAACATAGTGACATTATTTGCACAGTAAGTGGGGCACTTCCACCGGCTGTTATTGAATGGCGCACTGATGTTGAAGGTATACAGGTCATGGATCAGATCAATGTTGTTCAAGAACAAAGCTATGTATCTCGCAGGGAAGCAATCATCACACCTTCTAAAGATGACCACGAGAAATCTATTCGCTGTCAGGCGTCTCATCGTGAATTAACAAAAGTACTTCAGACGTCCATCCGTCTCTTCATTCAAG TCCTGCCAAGAGAAATAGAGCTTTCATCTTCTCTGGCCATAACAAACCAAACGGGAAACAAGTCTCTCGCCGTTTTCGAGAATGTTCCTGTAAGCATAACCTGCAAATACGTAGGGTTTCGTCCTTCTGGTGTAATTTCCTGGAAACTTGGAGATAAGTGGCTATCggataacatttcaaatttcagTATCACTAATAAGATGGACAAAACATTAAGTGATGCGAAGAGTACGTTGCAGAAGGTGCCAAGAAGAATTGATCATTACAAGATTCTGCGATGCTTGGCACCTGCCGGGCAAATGCCACTTTCTGAACAAGTGAGACTCTTCGTCAATG GTCCTCCAGACCCTCCAGAAATACTCAATACTACTGACTTAAAAGATGGGATCCCCACTTCAGTCACGTGCGTCGCCAACAACGGATATCCAGCTCCTGTATTTCAATGGAATCTAGGAATGAATGATCTGACCAACGAATCATTGACAGAAGAAAACACAAATGACAACCATAGATTTATGGCACGAAGCGTGCTTACGTTTACTCCTGATAAGAAAGACCATGGTCGATATCTTGTCTGTCAGGTACATCATCATGAAACCCCGGGTGGTTGGTCTCGGAGCAAAAGGATAACGATCAACGTCACAT GA
- the LOC121419618 gene encoding synaptogenesis protein syg-2-like has protein sequence MAQAAYIATYRKPPELLKPTVIYVQEDSPTSITCKTIASLPATELSWTVVGGRKIVLNKSKHVNNSSSFDNSLFDTESTIMIHPDTKTHGMSIQCNASMDKELVGTKTVELIVYALPDDVRITIEPAVYNGMETNVTCKAVNGYPAPVIHWYIGSRNVTGHSSMKISVNSADRYDAESTLTFTPNRFDHGKYILCQAVQPTLILNLSMNGSMILNISFIPHPQSWIIVDENETTSSTLFVDFQPISKTRL, from the exons ATGGCTCAAGCTGCATACATAGCCACTTATAGGAAGCCACCAGAG TTGTTGAAGCCAACGGTCATATACGTCCAAGAAGATTCACCGACGTCCATCACTTGTAAGACCATAGCATCTTTACCAGCGACTGAACTATCATGGACTGTCGTTGGAGGTAGgaaaattgttttgaataagagcaaacatgtaaacaattccAGTTCTTTTGATAACTCTCTGTTTGACACTGAAAGTACCATCATGATACACCCAGACACGAAGACCCACGGAATGTCAATCCAATGCAATGCATCGATGGACAAAGAACTTGTTGGTACTAAAACAGTTGAATTAATAGTTTATG CTTTGCCAGATGATGTCAGAATAACTATCGAACCAGCTGTATACAACGGTATGGAAACAAATGTAACCTGCAAAGCTGTTAATGGATACCCAGCTCCAGTCATCCATTGGTACATTGGGTCAAGGAATGTCACCGGTCATTCATCTATGAAGATATCAGTCAACAGCGCTGATCGATATGATGCTGAAAGCACTCTGACCTTCACACCAAATCGGTTTGACCATGGAAAATATATTCTATGTCAGGCAGTTCAACCAACATTAATCTTAAATCTATCGATGAATGGGAGCATGATCTTGAACATTTCAT TTATCCCACATCCACAGTCATGGATCATCGTTGACGAAAACGAGACGACATCTTCAACTCTCTTCGTTGACTTCCAACCAATATCTAAAACCAGGTTATGA
- the LOC121420270 gene encoding synaptogenesis protein syg-2-like produces the protein MEVIVQMIYLLLNLAFSFGHHAFEVSVQTDNYLPVIGEDFTLVCTFTPETRYRRIVWTKISNIQVASQSCSPYPFATYLDPEKFSLAADTSSGNLTVYNLDENDNDIYTCSLSSTNGVWKPGSSSIQVTPLQPAAPFRIRITDENLNLPYFHNTTIKVTAGHQVNIICEAYWARPPVVLRWYMPYDVIALSHDQSDAIRDDLYISQKALTIKASKNDRGRILECTASHPLLQINLQISVHLNVHVLPSSMLLFVPHAEGHQEHGTPSRSLYIKEDSITSVTCKAIGSFPATELEWHFPDGNISMLNNTETRSFVSDDNLAYTESSIKIRPEKKDHGQYIHCNAYMVGKFVDRAVARLIVYAIPDNVKLTVPESLQDGIQTDITCTARNGYPAPFIHWYIGSRNVTGNSTQRTSINNAGRYDAESTLIVVLNRFDHGKHLLCQAFQPDTPLESSINASMILNISCEYQ, from the exons ATGGAGGTCATTGTTCAAATGATCTACCTACTGCTGAACCTTGCATTTTCTTTTG GACACCATGCATTTGAAGTGTCTGTCCAGACAGACAACTATCTTCCGGTCATCGGTGAAGATTTCACTCTGGTCTGTACCTTCACACCTGAAACCAGATATCGGCGGATTGTTTGGACGAAGATTAGCAATATCCAGGTGGCAAGTCAATCATGTTCACCATATCCATTCGCAACTTATCTTGACCCAGAGAAATTCAGCTTGGCCGCTGATACGTCAAGTGGAAATTTAACAGTATATAACCTTGACGAAAATGATAACGACATTTATACTTGCTCATTAAGCAGCACAAACGGGGTTTGGAAACCAGGATCCAGTAGCATACAGGTAACGCCACTACAACCGG CTGCACCCTTCAGGATTCGTATAACAGACGAGAACTTGAATCTTCCTTACTTTCACAACACGACTATAAAAGTAACGGCTGGACATCAAGTTAACATCATATGCGAAGCATACTGGGCGAGGCCTCCTGTAGTACTACGATGGTATATGCCCTACGATGTAATAGCTTTATCTCATGATCAGTCTGATGCCATACGAGACGACCTATATATCTCCCAAAAAGCTCTAACAATCAAAGCCTCTAAGAATGACCGAGGAAGGATACTCGAATGCACTGCATCCCATCCACTACTTCAAATCAATCTCCAAATATCGGTTCATTTGAATGTTCATG TTCTACCATCTAGTATGCTGCTCTTTGTTCCTCACGCTGAAGGCCACCAAGAACATGGAACTCCGTCAAGAAGTCTATACATTAAAGAAGATTCAATCACTTCAGTCACTTGTAAAGCGATTGGATCATTCCCAGCGACTGAATTAGAATGGCATTTTCCCGATGGCAACATTAGCATGCTGAACAACACAGAGACTAGAAGTTTCGTTTCAGATGATAATTTAGCTTACACTGAGAGTTCCATCAAAATACGGCCAGAGAAGAAGGACCATGGACAGTACATTCACTGCAACGCATATATGGTTGGCAAGTTTGTTGACCGAGCAGTAGCCAGATTGATAGTGTACG CCATACCAGATAATGTTAAACTGACCGTCCCAGAGAGCCTTCAAGACGGTATCCAAACCGACATAACCTGCACAGCTCGCAATGGGTATCCTGCTCCTTTCATTCACTGGTATATCGGATCAAGGAACGTCACAGGCAATTCAACCCAGAGGACATCCATCAACAACGCTGGTCGATATGATGCCGAAAGCACTCTAATCGTTGTACTCAATAGGTTTGACCATGGGAAACATCTTCTATGTCAGGCATTTCAACCTGATACGCCTTTGGAATCGTCAATAAATGCAAGCATGATTTTGAACATATCCTGTGAGTATCAATAA